The Candidatus Nanosynbacter sp. HMT-352 region TACTAGGGACGTTTCGATTTCCCCAGGAGAAATGTCCCGGGAAATACACCCGTGTCCGCTGTTGGCGGGTTGAGCGTCGTTGTTAGCAACCGCTGCAGCATTACTGCTGCTGCTCGACTGAGCCTCGTCGGTGACCGCTACCGTAGTAGCACCGACCGACTGGGCGGTGGTCGACTGGGCTGCTGACTGCGCCTCGTCGGCGGCGTGCGTTACTCCTCCGAAGAGGAGCATCGCAAAGATCGTGACGAAAATCGCCACGACCGAGACTCCCAGCGGAGCCTTGTTGCGGTTACGCATTTCTGCGCCCTCCTATGGTTGTTGGTATCTAGATGCAGAGATAGATGTTAAGGTCCTTATCCAGCCATGCTGGAAATCGGATCCGAACATCAGCATCTAGGTGGACTTTACTATTTTATCATAAAAAATGAAAAATGCAATAGTAACACAAAAATCCCGCCAGAATCGACGGGATTTAATTGCCTGAAATATAAAGATTATAGAGAGTTCTCTACTTTAATGCCAGGACCCATAGTTGTGGCAATTGCAACGCTCTTAACGTAAACGCCCTTTAAGCTGGATGGCTTTTGGGAGTTCAAGCTAGTTAAGAATGCGCGTGCGTTTTCTGACAATTTTTCAGCGCCGAATGACACCTTACCGATTGACAAGTGAACGATGGCTTGCTTATCAACGCGATATTCAACTTTTCCGGCTTTTGCTTCAGAAACGGCTTTAGCGACGTCAGTAGCGACAGTGCCAGACTTTGGATTTGGCATCAAACCGCGTGGACCAAGCAAACGTGCGTATTTACCAAGCTTTGGCATGTACTGTGGAGTTGCGACTAAAATGTCGAAGTTCAATTCTTCCTTGTCCAATTGGCTTAGGAATTCTTCATCACCGATGATGTCGGCGCCAGCTTTTTTAGCGGCAGCGTGTTCTGATTCTGGTGCAAAAACTGCTACGCGAACGTCCTTACCTGTACCGTGTGGCAATGCTACGGTTGAGCGAATGTTTTGGTCGGCTTGGCGTGGGTCAACACCCAAGCGGATGTGGATTTCAACGCTAGCGTCGAACTTGACTGGACTGGTTTCAGTAGCCAATTTCAAAGCTTCGTCTAAGCTGTACAATTTGTTCTTTTCAACGTTTTTTGCAGCGTCTTGATATTTTTTACCGCGGCGCTCCAAACGTGGACGAGTAACTGGCTTTGGACCTTTCTTTACGTGAGCTTCAGCGTCGTCTGATTGTGGAGTAGTGTCGCCAGCTTCCTTGCGAGCTTCCTTCTCTGCTTTTTCAGCAGCTTCATCTAGGGCTTTTTGGCTGCGTTTGCCAGACTTAGCGACAGTAGCTTCGCGCTCAGCAACAACGTCTTTGTCTTTGTTGTCGTGAGATTTGCTTACGTCTGTAGCTTCTGCAATTGCTGCTTCAATTTCAGCGATTGTATTTTTCTCACTGACCTCTAATTTTAGTTCTGCTGCTTTTTCTAGCAACTCGGCTTTCTTTGCCATAAAAATCCTTTCTGTGGTACGAACGGCAATTTGTCATCTTAACAAATCAGCCTCCCAACATTGATTGATAATGTCGAAATTATACCATATTTTCAGAGATTGAGGCAAATGTTTGGTAAAATAGTAATTATGGATATAACAATTACAAACATACAAGCAAGGCAAATTTTAGATTCGCGTGGAAATCCGACGGTTGAGGCGGACGTTACTTTGAGTGACGGTTCGTTCGGTCGTGCGGCTGTTCCGTCTGGCGCAAGCACTGGCTCTTTCGAGGCTGTTGAGCTTCGGGACGGCGAGTTGGCGTTTAGTGGTAAAGGCGTGCTTCGTGCGGTCGAAAATGTCAATGGTGAGATTGCGCAGGCTTTGAAAGGTTCTAATCCGTTCGACCAGACCGCAATTGATGAAAAAATGAAGAGTCTGGACGGTACGCCGAATAAGGCACGTTTGGGTGCGAATGCTATTTTGGCGGTGTCGCTGGCTGTAGCGAAAGCTGCCGCTAAGTCGCGTGGCGTGGAGTTGTATCAATACGTCAATAGCTTAGCTGGAAGTCCTGCAATGTGCCTGCCGATGCCGATGATCAACGTGATGAACGGCGGTCAGCATGCGTTGGGCGCGACTGATTTTCAGGAATATATGATTATCCCAACTAGCGCGGCAACTTTTGCGGACGCAGTTCGAATGAGTGCTGAAGTTTTTCATGCATTGGCAAAAATCCTGAAAGATGAAGGCTATCCTACAACGGTTGGCGATGAAGGCGGCTATGCGCCTCATGTCAGGAATGGTAATATGGAGCCTATTTTGTTACTATCTCGCGCCATCGAGCAGGCTGGCTATAAATTAGGCGTGGACTTTGGCTTTGCGCTGGATGTTGCAGCGAGCGAGCTTTACAAGGACGGCAAATATAACTTGGCGACTGAGCACCGAATTCTGTCGGCTGACGAAATGATTCGCACGTATAAAGCTCTGCTGGAGCGCGTCCCTGTTCTCTCGATTGAGGATGGATTGAACGAAGAAGCTTGGGAGGATTGGGAGAAAATGACGGCTGATTTGGGCAATTTTGCGCAATTGGTTGGCGATGATCTTTTGGTGACGAATGTCGAGCGATTGAAGCGCGGAATTGAAGAAAAGGCTGGCAATGCTATCTTAATCAAGCCGAACCAAATTGGTACATTGACTGAGACAATTCAGGCTGTTTTGATGGCGAAGAACGCTGGCTGGAATACAGTGATGAGTCACAGATCTGGCGAGACGGAGGACGTAACGATTTCTCACTTGGCGGTCGGTTTGGGCACGGGTCAAATTAAGACTGGCTCAATGTCGCGGTCAGAGCGAATTGCTAAGTATAACGAGCTGCTGAGAATTGCGGAAAAGCGCCCAGATTTGGAGATTGCACATCCGTTTGTGAAGTAACTCTCACAAAAAGACTTCCCCGTAATTCAGAGGAAGTCTTTTTTATTTGGCGATTTTTTTGACAATTATTCGAGGACTATCTTCTTAAAAACTCAATTTCCCCGCCCTCATTGATTCGGACAATTTGCGACGGTTGAGTGTTGGCGACTTCTCCAGAATCGACATAAATCGGCACTAATTCGTGGAAGTAATTTATCGCTTCGGTGATGTTTTTTGCCGGTTCTTCTCCCGATGGATTTGCGCTGGGCGCGACCAAAAGACCAACGGTTCGAATTAACTCTGCCAACGGAGATTCTGGCACGACTCTGAATGCCAATGTTCCACCATTTCTCGGAAGATGTGGCAGAAAATTAGGACTTACTTTGGTGATGATTGTTGTTGGTCTATTTTTGGAGATTTCTTGATATTTGCGTTTGATCGACGGCGCAAGATTAGGAATGTCGTCAATATCCGCAACCAAAATAATAACGGGTTTATCTAAGGAGCGCCGCTTAACCTTATATAATCTCTCGACGGCTTTTTCTGAATTGGCAGCGGCTAATATTCCGTAAATCGTGTCAGTTTTAGCAATTATCAATTGCTCATTTTTAAGCGCGGAGATTACACCGTCATCTAAAATATTCTTCACAATCATTTATTACATCTTCCCATAAAATAACCCCGAGAAGTCCGGGGCTATTTGCTAAAAGTTCTGTAGATTAGTCGACGACTTCAACGCCCATTGATCGTGCTGATCCGGCGATAACTTTCATTGCTCCTTCGATGTCGATTGCGTTCAATTGGTCTTTTTTCGCTTCAGCGATTTCTTGCAATTGTGCGCGAGTAATCTTACCAACCTTGTCTGAGTGTGGTTTGCCGCTACCCTTTTGGATGCCAGCTTTTTCGCGAATCATATCGTCAACTGGCTGACCAAGTGAGTTCCAAGTAAATGTTCGGTCTTCGTAAACTTGAATGTGAACAATTACGTCCTTACCCATCATGTCTTTTGTAGCATCATTGAATGGATTGATAAAGTCCATCATGTTTAATCCCCACTGACCAAGCGTTGATCCCACTGGAGGACCTGCTGTTGCTCGACCGGCTGGAATGCGTAATTTCAAATTACCAATAATTTTCTTTGCCATAGTTCTTCCTTATAGTTTGTAGTGCGTAACTCGAATATTATATCGAAAAATGCTTAAAATTGCAAGCTAAACTTTTTTAACCTGCAGGGCGTCCAACTCGACTGGAGTGTCACGGCCAAACATGCTGACCATAACCTTCAAAGTACCCTTAGATGCGTCAATTTCGCTCACTGCGCCATCAAAGCCCTTGAACGGACCGTCGATAATTGAAACAACTTCGCCCTCTGAGAAGTCAATCTGATGCTTTGGTTCTTCAACGCCCATTCGCTTCTTAATTTTCGCAATCTCTTTTTCAGAAACTGGAGTTGGCGTAGTGTCGGCGCCTACGAATCCTGTTACACCTGGCGTGTTGCGGATGATGTACCAAGTTTCATCGGTCAATTTCATCTCAACCAAGACATAGCCCTGGAAAATTTTAGCCTCAACAATTTTACGTTTGCCGTTGCGAATTTGGATCTGTTTTTCCTTTGGCACGATAACGTCAAAAATCTTATCAGCCATATCGACACCGTTGATTCGCTGGCGGATTGATTCGGCAACTTTTTCTTCATAGCCAGAATAAGTGTGAATTGCATACCATTGCTTGCTATCGTCATATCGTTTTGAACTCATAATCTCTCCCTTACTTCAAAATTTGGTTAAAGCCCCAGTTAAATGCGGCGTCAAGTAATAAAATCAGAACGACAAACACAAAGGTGAAGATAAGCACTGCCGCTGTCATTGCCCAAGTGGCTGAGCGGGTTGGCCAGCGAACTAGCTTCAGCTCTTCCCAGGCGCCCTTAAAATATCCAATCAATCCACCTTTTTCGCCAGACTTTTTAGGTGTTTTTGTGGTGATTTTTGTTGGTTTATTGATTTTTTTCGCTACAGTTTTTTCTTTTTTTGGCGCGTCGTCAGTAGCCTTGATTCGACGAACCGTAGTTTTGCTGCTTGCCTTGCCCTTCTGTGCCATATTTTCTCCCAATTTAAAAAGTCTGTTTTTCACAGACTGTCAATAGCCATTGTAATTCATCCAGTCCAAAAAAACAAGTTGACCGAATATTATTTGTCATTTTTTTTGAACTCTTTTAGTTTGAATCCGAACGTCGATCCGTGGTTCAATCGGCTTTCTACCTCAATTTTGCAGCCCAATTTCTTCGCCAACTTAGCGGAAACATATAGACCTAATCCCGTGCCTTTCGTCTCGCGAGTTCTATAATCTTCTGCGCGGTAAAACTTATCGAAAATTTTTGCCATGTCGGCTTTGCTAATGCCAATTCCCGTGTCAATAACCTTGAAGGTGATTTCGCCAGATTTATTTTTCTTGATGGATAAAGTTATGGAGCCTTTTTGTGTATATCGAATAGAGTTGGTAATGAAGTTTTGGAGAATTTCCTCCAGATATAGACGAGAAACCTTAACCACGCCAAGTCGCCCGCCGATATCCAAATTGAAAGCTAAGCCTTTTTCGCCCGCCTGAGGTGAATATTCGGAATTTATCTGAGCCGCCAACTCTGTCACGTCAATTATTTCCGTTTCATCGGCTACTCCTCGCTCGGCGCGTGATAACGTACTGAGGTCGTTGATCATTCGCGCTAAGAATAAAATTTGTTTATGAGATTCGTCAATGGCTTCGGGAATTTTGCTAGTCATTTTACGCTCGACCAGTAATTTGGCGTTGCTCAGCGAACCTTCAGCAATAGCAATTGGCGTGCGTAATTCGTGACTAACTACGCTGATAAACTCATCGCGCTCCTCTTCGAGGCTCTTCGTCTTCGTAATGTCGCGCAAAATAAGCACATATCCGTCCGGCGTCATCTTGTCGCCGCCCTGAACTGGCGCAAGCGTAACTTCCAGGCGAATATAATCGCCATCTTCGATTTTCATCAGAACGTCGTCGCGCTGGCGAATTGCGGAAGACTTGGTGAGTTCCTTAAAAATGTCAATCGGCTTTTTATCCGTCGTTTCAAGGTTCAATACTTGACTGATATGTTCGCCGTTAATTCCGCTATTCGTGTCAATTAAATTAAGTGCCGCCGAATTGTATGTATTGATAATTCCATGCTCGTCCGTACTGAGGATCGCGTCGGTAATATTATTGATAAGCGTGATCATTCTTTGGTGTTCACTGAAGCTTTTTTTATGGTTTTTCTTACAATCAGATTTATCGCTAATTTCCGACAATATTTTATGTAAAACAATAGCTATAACACCTAAAGCAACACTCAGAGTGATCAATAGAAAAATTAGCGCCCACATAGCTAAAGTATAACATAAGCATATGCGTTTCTATATGTATGGCGAATATTTTTTCAATTCATTTCGGTGGATTTTATAATGCGGATCAAATTTGGCAACTTCGTCCCAGAATTTCGTCGAGTGATTCATATGCCTGGTGTGGCACAATTCGTGGATAATTACGTAATCAATTAGCTCAAATGGCAAGTTCATCATCCCGATGTTCAAGCTAATCGTTCCAGATGAAGAGCAGCTTCCCCAGCGACTTGACGAGTGCGTGATTTTACTTCGAGCAAAAGAAAAGCCGTGTTCTTTCGCTAAAAATGACAATCGCCTCGGCAGATATGACTTGGCTTCTTTTCTGAGTGCGATCAGAATTTTACTGCGAATAAGTTGTTGGTTTGTGGTAGATTCAACAGATTCTGCTTCATTTATTTCTGCCAATATCTGCGTTCCGACGATTTTCACGCTCGAAGGTTTCGTGGTCGTTTGTATCAATAAATTATGACTTTTGCCGATCTGCTGATTCTCCGTGTAAGAAAGTTCTTCTCGGTATTGAGAAACTAATTCGCGTATTTGCTTCCGGGAGGTTTTAACCAATGTCTTTGCAGTCAGCAGCGGCGCATATGGCGGCATTGTGATTTGTATTCGTCCATCTGGCGCAATTTTCAAACTAACAGTCTTCGCTAGGCTGCGTTTTTTAACGACAATTTCTCCGAATTCTTCGTCGGTAATAATTGCCATGACTAACCTATGTTAATGCGATTTCCGGCAATTGGGCGGCGTGGAGCTTCTGGGCGGCTGGCACCAATTTGCTTAAGAACGGTGCGAGCTTGGCTACTTAAGGTGTGTCGACCGCTAATCACAACGTAAGATTCGCTGCTGTGCGGCGCTGAGAATTGCTTCAATCGTCGCTCGAAAGATTCGTCATTTCCACCATAAGCCTTTATCCAGCGATGTTTGGCTGTGGTGGGATCGGTTTGTACCCAAACAAATAGGACTTTATATCCATATTCCCTGGCAAGGCGATTGATACGCATACGATTCGTGCGCTGATCCGTTGATCCGTCCAAAATAACAGTCTGCTTAGTCTTCAAAAATTCTTCCAAAAGCGACAATGTTGCGTCAGAAATGGTTTTTGTATTGTCCGTAAAAACTTCAAATTGTCGAGAACTTACCACTGGAGAATTGAAAATCTTCGCAAATTCTACAGCGAATTGCGTCTTCCCTGAACCTGGCGCACCAACCATGGCGATAATATGCGGAAGTGAAGGTGATAAAGGTTTCATATTGAAAAATTATAGCAGATTTTTGACTAATAAAAAAGATTCTCTTTCAAGCGAGAATCTTGGCAGGAGTGGAGGGACTCGAACCCCCGACACCTGGTTTTGGAGACCAGTGCTCTAGCCACCTGAGCTACACTCCTATAGCAACTATTTTATCACGAATTAGCTTTGTCGCAAATGTTAAAATTGTGAAAAATAAAAAACTCGTGAAAAAGATCCCAAAATCCCTTGAAAAAACATAAGCGTAGTTCTACAATTAACTCAGAGATGAAAATTTTAATGCTTGGGTGGGAACTTCCTCCGCACAATAGTGGCGGACTTGGCGTTGCTTGCTATCAGATGTCGAAGGCGCTTGCTTTGGAGGGCGTTGATATCGACTTTATCATTCCCTACACCGCTGAGCATCCCGGAATTGACTATATGAATATCTATTCAGCTACTCCTTTGCCGCCGAATTATCACGATTTGGGTGCGTATAATAACGGTTCGG contains the following coding sequences:
- the rplA gene encoding 50S ribosomal protein L1, translated to MERRGKKYQDAAKNVEKNKLYSLDEALKLATETSPVKFDASVEIHIRLGVDPRQADQNIRSTVALPHGTGKDVRVAVFAPESEHAAAKKAGADIIGDEEFLSQLDKEELNFDILVATPQYMPKLGKYARLLGPRGLMPNPKSGTVATDVAKAVSEAKAGKVEYRVDKQAIVHLSIGKVSFGAEKLSENARAFLTSLNSQKPSSLKGVYVKSVAIATTMGPGIKVENSL
- the eno gene encoding phosphopyruvate hydratase, which encodes MDITITNIQARQILDSRGNPTVEADVTLSDGSFGRAAVPSGASTGSFEAVELRDGELAFSGKGVLRAVENVNGEIAQALKGSNPFDQTAIDEKMKSLDGTPNKARLGANAILAVSLAVAKAAAKSRGVELYQYVNSLAGSPAMCLPMPMINVMNGGQHALGATDFQEYMIIPTSAATFADAVRMSAEVFHALAKILKDEGYPTTVGDEGGYAPHVRNGNMEPILLLSRAIEQAGYKLGVDFGFALDVAASELYKDGKYNLATEHRILSADEMIRTYKALLERVPVLSIEDGLNEEAWEDWEKMTADLGNFAQLVGDDLLVTNVERLKRGIEEKAGNAILIKPNQIGTLTETIQAVLMAKNAGWNTVMSHRSGETEDVTISHLAVGLGTGQIKTGSMSRSERIAKYNELLRIAEKRPDLEIAHPFVK
- a CDS encoding L-threonylcarbamoyladenylate synthase, whose protein sequence is MIVKNILDDGVISALKNEQLIIAKTDTIYGILAAANSEKAVERLYKVKRRSLDKPVIILVADIDDIPNLAPSIKRKYQEISKNRPTTIITKVSPNFLPHLPRNGGTLAFRVVPESPLAELIRTVGLLVAPSANPSGEEPAKNITEAINYFHELVPIYVDSGEVANTQPSQIVRINEGGEIEFLRR
- the rplK gene encoding 50S ribosomal protein L11, which encodes MAKKIIGNLKLRIPAGRATAGPPVGSTLGQWGLNMMDFINPFNDATKDMMGKDVIVHIQVYEDRTFTWNSLGQPVDDMIREKAGIQKGSGKPHSDKVGKITRAQLQEIAEAKKDQLNAIDIEGAMKVIAGSARSMGVEVVD
- the nusG gene encoding transcription termination/antitermination protein NusG, producing the protein MSSKRYDDSKQWYAIHTYSGYEEKVAESIRQRINGVDMADKIFDVIVPKEKQIQIRNGKRKIVEAKIFQGYVLVEMKLTDETWYIIRNTPGVTGFVGADTTPTPVSEKEIAKIKKRMGVEEPKHQIDFSEGEVVSIIDGPFKGFDGAVSEIDASKGTLKVMVSMFGRDTPVELDALQVKKV
- the secE gene encoding preprotein translocase subunit SecE, translating into MAQKGKASSKTTVRRIKATDDAPKKEKTVAKKINKPTKITTKTPKKSGEKGGLIGYFKGAWEELKLVRWPTRSATWAMTAAVLIFTFVFVVLILLLDAAFNWGFNQILK
- a CDS encoding ATP-binding protein; this encodes MWALIFLLITLSVALGVIAIVLHKILSEISDKSDCKKNHKKSFSEHQRMITLINNITDAILSTDEHGIINTYNSAALNLIDTNSGINGEHISQVLNLETTDKKPIDIFKELTKSSAIRQRDDVLMKIEDGDYIRLEVTLAPVQGGDKMTPDGYVLILRDITKTKSLEEERDEFISVVSHELRTPIAIAEGSLSNAKLLVERKMTSKIPEAIDESHKQILFLARMINDLSTLSRAERGVADETEIIDVTELAAQINSEYSPQAGEKGLAFNLDIGGRLGVVKVSRLYLEEILQNFITNSIRYTQKGSITLSIKKNKSGEITFKVIDTGIGISKADMAKIFDKFYRAEDYRTRETKGTGLGLYVSAKLAKKLGCKIEVESRLNHGSTFGFKLKEFKKNDK
- a CDS encoding YgjP-like metallopeptidase domain-containing protein, which encodes MAIITDEEFGEIVVKKRSLAKTVSLKIAPDGRIQITMPPYAPLLTAKTLVKTSRKQIRELVSQYREELSYTENQQIGKSHNLLIQTTTKPSSVKIVGTQILAEINEAESVESTTNQQLIRSKILIALRKEAKSYLPRRLSFLAKEHGFSFARSKITHSSSRWGSCSSSGTISLNIGMMNLPFELIDYVIIHELCHTRHMNHSTKFWDEVAKFDPHYKIHRNELKKYSPYI
- a CDS encoding AAA family ATPase produces the protein MKPLSPSLPHIIAMVGAPGSGKTQFAVEFAKIFNSPVVSSRQFEVFTDNTKTISDATLSLLEEFLKTKQTVILDGSTDQRTNRMRINRLAREYGYKVLFVWVQTDPTTAKHRWIKAYGGNDESFERRLKQFSAPHSSESYVVISGRHTLSSQARTVLKQIGASRPEAPRRPIAGNRINIG